In the Geobacter sp. FeAm09 genome, one interval contains:
- a CDS encoding SDR family oxidoreductase, whose translation MIVVTGATGQLGRLVIAALLKKVPAGEIVAAVRNVDKARDIAALGVQVRQADYSQPAAWDGALKGADKLLLISSSEVGQRASQHRTVIDAAKRAGVKFIAYTSLLHADTSVLGLAAEHRETEAMLAASGIPFALLRNGWYTENYTAGVPAALSLGAVYGCAGDGRISSAARADYAAAAAAVLTADGQAGRVYELAGDTAYTLTELAAEISRQSGKNIGYVNLAEADYKGALLKAGLPEPIAELLANSDSGAATGALFDDGGQLGRLIGRATTPLATTVGAAL comes from the coding sequence ATGATCGTCGTCACCGGAGCTACCGGCCAATTGGGCCGTCTGGTCATCGCAGCGCTGTTGAAGAAGGTACCCGCAGGGGAGATCGTCGCCGCCGTGCGCAACGTGGACAAGGCCAGGGACATTGCCGCCCTGGGCGTGCAGGTGCGCCAGGCGGACTACAGCCAGCCCGCTGCGTGGGACGGGGCGTTGAAGGGCGCGGACAAGCTGCTTTTGATCTCGTCCAGCGAGGTGGGACAGCGCGCGTCCCAGCACCGTACGGTCATCGACGCCGCCAAGCGGGCAGGGGTGAAATTCATCGCCTACACCAGCCTGCTCCATGCCGATACCTCGGTGCTGGGGCTGGCCGCCGAACATAGGGAGACCGAGGCCATGCTCGCCGCCTCCGGGATTCCCTTTGCCCTGTTGCGCAACGGCTGGTATACCGAGAACTACACGGCGGGCGTGCCTGCCGCCCTCTCGCTTGGCGCGGTGTACGGCTGCGCGGGCGACGGCCGCATCTCCTCCGCCGCGCGGGCCGACTATGCGGCAGCGGCGGCGGCCGTACTGACCGCGGACGGCCAGGCGGGCCGGGTGTACGAGCTGGCCGGCGACACCGCCTATACCCTGACGGAACTTGCCGCGGAGATCTCACGCCAGAGCGGTAAAAACATCGGTTACGTGAACCTGGCGGAGGCCGACTACAAGGGAGCGCTGCTGAAAGCGGGGCTACCGGAGCCGATTGCCGAGCTGTTGGCCAATTCGGACAGCGGGGCCGCCACAGGGGCGCTGTTCGACGACGGCGGCCAGTTGGGCCGGCTGATCGGCCGGGCCACCACGCCCCTGGCCACGACGGTTGGGGCGGCGCTGTAG
- a CDS encoding LysE family translocator has product MISAEFLVTSLIVVLVPGTGVIFTVSTGITQGRKASFYAALGCTAGIIPHLAATILGLAAVMHTGALAFQTLKYAGVAYLLYIAYGTWRDTSVFALDSVSPRSTALSLVVKAFMLNILNPKLTIFFLAFLPQFVTPGAAGSLPQLLLLSGVFMAMTFVVFVVYGLLANAFRTTVITSEPVQAWLRRSFAAAFAGLGAHLAFSEK; this is encoded by the coding sequence ATGATCAGCGCTGAATTCCTCGTCACCTCGCTCATTGTCGTTCTGGTCCCCGGCACCGGGGTTATCTTTACGGTGTCCACCGGCATTACCCAGGGGCGCAAAGCCAGCTTTTATGCGGCGCTCGGCTGTACCGCCGGGATTATTCCCCATCTTGCGGCAACCATCCTCGGCCTTGCCGCCGTCATGCACACCGGCGCGCTGGCGTTCCAGACCCTGAAATACGCTGGGGTGGCGTACCTGCTGTACATCGCCTACGGCACCTGGCGCGACACCTCCGTCTTTGCCCTGGATAGCGTTTCGCCCCGGAGCACGGCGCTGTCCCTGGTGGTCAAGGCGTTCATGCTCAACATCCTCAATCCCAAGCTGACCATCTTTTTCCTGGCGTTTTTGCCGCAGTTCGTGACGCCGGGTGCCGCGGGTTCTCTCCCGCAGCTTCTGCTGTTAAGCGGCGTCTTCATGGCCATGACCTTTGTGGTGTTCGTCGTCTATGGGCTTTTGGCCAATGCCTTTCGCACCACGGTCATCACCTCCGAACCGGTCCAGGCATGGTTGCGCCGGAGTTTTGCCGCCGCCTTTGCCGGGTTGGGGGCGCATTTGGCGTTTTCCGAAAAGTAG
- a CDS encoding outer membrane protein, which produces MTSFDFINTLILRWNCLGVWKGRAGAWVLFAGFGESGALKFRTFQEKEMIRMKLLSVMFAAVVAAMFATAAFASDAGPYVSVGAGVFVVPDSEVNNSLGNYQLSYDTGYSVSGAVGYAFDVNLRTELEVAYRHADTNALKVGGDSVHYLSDITSVSVLANLFYDVKLPHGVTPYLGGGLGVAFIDTKRDNVYFVDVSTVSNLNAGTSDRVLAYQLGCGIAYAVTPRISLDAGYRYFATDDVAVNTLSDGKQEFATHIGQMAIRYRF; this is translated from the coding sequence ATGACTTCCTTTGATTTTATTAACACTCTGATTTTACGTTGGAATTGTTTGGGGGTATGGAAGGGGAGGGCTGGCGCATGGGTGCTTTTTGCCGGTTTTGGTGAGAGTGGAGCCCTTAAATTCAGGACTTTTCAGGAAAAGGAGATGATCCGCATGAAGTTGCTGTCCGTAATGTTTGCCGCCGTTGTTGCCGCCATGTTTGCCACCGCAGCCTTTGCCTCCGATGCCGGGCCGTACGTCAGCGTCGGTGCCGGCGTATTTGTGGTCCCTGACTCCGAGGTAAATAACTCGTTGGGGAACTATCAACTCTCCTACGATACCGGCTATTCGGTCAGTGGTGCAGTGGGCTATGCCTTTGACGTCAATCTCCGAACCGAGCTTGAGGTGGCCTATCGGCATGCGGACACGAATGCTCTCAAAGTGGGCGGCGATAGCGTGCATTATCTGAGCGATATCACGTCCGTGTCGGTTCTGGCCAATCTCTTCTACGATGTGAAGCTGCCCCACGGCGTGACACCTTATCTCGGCGGAGGCCTCGGCGTCGCTTTTATCGATACGAAACGAGACAATGTCTATTTCGTGGATGTGAGTACTGTGTCGAATCTCAATGCCGGCACGTCGGACAGGGTGCTGGCGTATCAGCTTGGCTGCGGGATCGCCTATGCCGTGACCCCTAGAATAAGCCTGGATGCGGGGTACCGTTATTTTGCAACCGATGATGTTGCCGTTAACACCTTATCGGACGGAAAACAGGAATTCGCGACCCATATCGGCCAGATGGCGATACGTTACAGGTTCTGA
- a CDS encoding helix-turn-helix domain-containing protein, with translation MQALTKKPRTENLVPLHLMVHPANVASITKYAEALENSESIPWREVAGRRGSIPASILRGARSKAEMTQTRLSELTGIPQRHISEMEQGKRPIGRETAKKLATALDVDYRVLL, from the coding sequence ATGCAGGCACTCACGAAAAAGCCCCGTACTGAAAATCTGGTTCCATTGCACCTCATGGTGCATCCGGCGAACGTTGCTTCCATCACAAAATATGCGGAGGCCCTGGAAAATTCTGAATCTATTCCGTGGCGCGAGGTGGCAGGACGACGCGGCAGCATTCCGGCTTCAATTCTGCGAGGCGCCAGGAGTAAAGCTGAGATGACTCAGACTAGGTTGTCGGAACTGACGGGGATTCCCCAACGGCATATTTCCGAGATGGAACAAGGCAAACGTCCTATTGGCAGGGAGACGGCTAAAAAGTTGGCAACCGCGCTGGATGTGGATTACAGAGTGTTGCTATAA
- a CDS encoding portal protein, translating into MAEESVREQVTRRLGELKQERSSFIPHWRELTDFLSPRTGRYLVIDRSKGVKANDKIINSCATTALRTLKSGMHAGMTSQARPWFRLTTDNVALMASGAVRQWLFDVENRMRVVFSRSNFYNVMPQIYGAAAGHGTAALMIVEDDETVIRCYPFPVGSFMIALNDRLRCDTLYREFPMTRRISGTSTGAGK; encoded by the coding sequence ATGGCAGAAGAATCGGTACGCGAGCAGGTCACCAGGCGGCTGGGAGAGCTGAAACAGGAGCGGAGTTCCTTTATCCCCCATTGGCGGGAGCTCACTGATTTCCTCTCCCCCCGCACGGGGCGCTATCTGGTCATCGACCGCAGCAAAGGGGTCAAGGCCAACGACAAGATCATCAATTCCTGCGCCACCACGGCCCTGCGCACCCTCAAGTCCGGCATGCATGCCGGCATGACCTCCCAGGCCCGCCCCTGGTTCCGCCTCACCACCGACAACGTGGCGCTGATGGCCTCCGGCGCGGTCAGGCAGTGGCTCTTCGACGTGGAGAACCGCATGCGGGTGGTGTTCTCCCGCTCCAACTTCTACAACGTCATGCCCCAGATCTACGGCGCGGCGGCGGGGCACGGCACGGCGGCCCTGATGATCGTGGAGGACGACGAGACCGTGATCCGCTGCTATCCCTTCCCGGTGGGCTCGTTCATGATCGCCCTGAACGACCGGCTCCGCTGCGACACCCTGTACCGCGAGTTTCCCATGACAAGGCGAATTTCTGGGACAAGTACCGGTGCGGGGAAATAA
- a CDS encoding putative peptidoglycan-binding domain-containing protein — MAAWLYDHVVNGGARGARWLQEAAGVAADGKVGSATIAAINAADPAVLLRAAEAVAAFYRLDRAAADPTQVQFLPSWLRRDGVSQEKIGTVMQAAKDGLTYTEVAGLKEMIKARS; from the coding sequence GTGGCCGCCTGGCTCTATGACCATGTGGTCAACGGTGGGGCACGGGGCGCCAGGTGGCTGCAGGAGGCGGCGGGGGTGGCGGCTGACGGCAAGGTGGGGTCGGCCACCATCGCCGCCATCAACGCCGCTGATCCTGCCGTGCTCCTGCGGGCGGCCGAGGCCGTTGCCGCCTTCTATCGGCTGGACCGGGCCGCCGCCGACCCGACGCAGGTGCAGTTCCTCCCGTCCTGGCTCCGGCGCGACGGAGTATCGCAGGAGAAGATCGGCACGGTCATGCAGGCCGCCAAGGACGGGTTGACCTACACCGAGGTCGCCGGGCTCAAGGAGATGATCAAGGCGCGCTCATGA
- a CDS encoding amino acid ABC transporter substrate-binding protein, with translation MKIIKDCLTGIDGQTFDAARVYLAAGVIMFLLLAGYAVYKGQPWTPVEFGTGFGTLLAGAGAAIKLKEKTEPTAGGAS, from the coding sequence ATGAAAATCATCAAGGACTGTTTGACCGGAATCGATGGACAGACATTTGACGCTGCCCGGGTATACCTGGCGGCAGGGGTTATTATGTTTCTTCTCTTGGCCGGGTACGCGGTTTACAAGGGACAGCCGTGGACACCGGTGGAATTCGGGACCGGATTCGGCACCCTGCTGGCCGGTGCCGGCGCGGCCATAAAGCTGAAGGAAAAGACCGAGCCGACGGCAGGAGGCGCGTCATGA
- a CDS encoding PDZ domain-containing protein, whose amino-acid sequence MKTVLVVLFVAMMALPALGANGEKNFGGVGIDGVAAPDGQITVRQLVTGGPAHVAGIKVGDVITHIDGKPTRGSDFRQMVQKRLRGVAGTPVVLKVRREGVEKPLTFALHRQQLVITAPKEK is encoded by the coding sequence ATGAAAACCGTGCTGGTTGTGTTATTTGTGGCCATGATGGCGTTGCCTGCGTTGGGGGCCAACGGCGAGAAGAACTTCGGCGGCGTCGGCATCGACGGCGTGGCTGCGCCCGACGGGCAGATCACGGTGCGTCAGCTTGTGACCGGCGGGCCGGCCCATGTGGCCGGGATCAAGGTGGGTGACGTCATTACCCACATCGACGGCAAGCCGACCCGGGGCAGCGATTTTCGGCAGATGGTTCAGAAACGGCTGCGGGGGGTCGCCGGGACTCCGGTCGTTTTGAAGGTCAGGCGGGAAGGCGTGGAAAAACCGCTGACCTTTGCCCTGCATCGGCAACAATTAGTGATAACCGCACCCAAGGAGAAATGA
- a CDS encoding glutaredoxin domain-containing protein yields the protein MIKKILAAVMLTLLVASGAVAAGQAPQSRLNPAKAEAARKYPQIVLYSTSWCPHCRAAKEYFAKSNIPYTNRDVEQDDQAMKLLTGKYKSKGIPVIVFGAGQNEIVMHGFTPESFQENLKKAQAKK from the coding sequence ATGATCAAAAAGATTTTGGCCGCCGTCATGCTGACGCTGCTGGTGGCGTCCGGGGCCGTGGCCGCCGGACAGGCCCCCCAGAGCAGGCTCAACCCCGCCAAGGCGGAAGCAGCCCGGAAATACCCGCAAATCGTGCTCTATTCCACCTCCTGGTGTCCCCATTGCCGTGCGGCCAAGGAGTACTTCGCCAAGAGCAACATCCCCTACACCAACCGCGACGTGGAGCAGGACGACCAGGCCATGAAGCTGTTGACCGGCAAGTACAAGAGCAAGGGGATTCCGGTGATTGTGTTCGGCGCGGGACAGAACGAGATCGTCATGCACGGTTTTACTCCCGAGTCGTTCCAGGAAAATCTGAAAAAGGCGCAGGCGAAGAAGTAA
- a CDS encoding adenosine deaminase, translating to MNFARIPRENLHDILRRMPKAELHIHIEGSLEPELIFELAARNGMPLPYATLEELRAAYAFTDLQSFLDIYYAGAGVLQTEEDFFAMAWAYLKRARTDNVRHAEIFFDPQTHTERGIPFATVINGLERAVRRGREELGVSASLILCFLRHLSEEAAFAALEEALPFRDRFIGVGLDSGERGNPPEKFARVFARCRELGLRLVAHAGEEGPAGYISQALDLLKVERIDHGVRCLEDPRLVARLAEQRVPLTVCPLSNVKLCVFPDLSAHPMGKLLAVGIAATINSDDPAYFGGYLNENYLATFTALPELGAKEAYQLARNSFQAAFADESVKEGWIRELDDFFAQQCSG from the coding sequence ATGAATTTCGCTCGTATTCCACGGGAAAACCTGCACGACATACTCCGCCGCATGCCCAAGGCGGAGCTGCATATCCACATCGAGGGCTCGCTGGAGCCGGAACTGATCTTTGAACTGGCGGCGCGGAACGGGATGCCACTCCCCTATGCAACCCTTGAGGAACTGCGGGCCGCCTATGCCTTCACCGACCTGCAGAGCTTTCTGGACATCTACTACGCCGGGGCCGGCGTGCTGCAAACGGAAGAGGATTTCTTCGCCATGGCCTGGGCGTACCTGAAACGCGCCAGGACCGATAACGTCCGCCATGCGGAGATCTTCTTCGACCCCCAGACCCATACGGAGAGGGGGATTCCCTTTGCCACCGTCATCAACGGGCTGGAGCGGGCGGTCCGGCGCGGCCGCGAAGAGTTGGGGGTGAGCGCCTCGCTGATCCTCTGCTTTCTGCGCCACCTGAGCGAGGAGGCCGCTTTTGCGGCCCTGGAAGAGGCCCTGCCGTTCCGCGACCGGTTCATCGGCGTCGGCCTGGACAGCGGCGAGCGCGGCAATCCGCCGGAGAAGTTCGCCCGGGTGTTCGCCCGCTGCCGGGAACTGGGCCTGCGGTTGGTGGCCCATGCCGGGGAGGAGGGGCCGGCCGGCTACATCAGCCAGGCCCTTGATCTGCTGAAGGTGGAACGGATCGACCACGGCGTGCGCTGCCTGGAGGACCCCCGGCTCGTGGCGCGGTTGGCCGAGCAGCGGGTGCCGCTGACCGTCTGCCCCCTGTCCAACGTAAAGCTCTGCGTATTCCCGGACCTTTCCGCCCACCCCATGGGCAAACTGCTGGCTGTCGGCATCGCCGCAACCATAAATTCCGACGACCCGGCCTATTTCGGCGGTTACCTGAACGAGAATTACCTGGCCACCTTCACCGCGCTGCCGGAGTTGGGGGCAAAAGAGGCGTACCAACTGGCGCGCAACAGTTTTCAGGCCGCTTTTGCGGATGAGAGCGTCAAGGAAGGATGGATCAGGGAGCTTGACGACTTCTTTGCGCAGCAATGCAGCGGTTAG
- a CDS encoding pseudouridine synthase: protein MLERLQKLISQAGITSRRAAESLILDGRVTVNGVVVTELGSKADPAKDRVAVDGKPLQFSEKHLYILLNKPTGYITALKDSQERPLVTDLLKGVEERVYPVGRLDYNTEGLLLLTNDGDWANRLMHPRHEVEKEYHVRVRGKVLEQQMKRLAGGVELEDGVTAPAVVRMVKSSDLNDWISVTIHEGRNRQVRRMCEAVSLSVVRLKRVRYGALDIGTLKPGQFRYLTEAEVKGLLQPGGISEPEPQKVRKPRSTAKTGTAATGNTRKPHGAAKTGATTGRPPARTADNQTKKQPSRPKPGEAPRTRRR from the coding sequence ATGTTGGAACGCCTGCAAAAACTCATCTCCCAGGCCGGCATCACCTCCCGCCGGGCCGCCGAGAGCCTGATCCTGGACGGCCGGGTCACGGTCAACGGCGTGGTGGTCACCGAACTGGGGAGCAAGGCCGACCCGGCCAAGGACCGCGTCGCCGTGGACGGCAAGCCGCTCCAGTTCAGCGAAAAACACCTGTATATCCTGCTCAACAAGCCGACCGGCTACATCACCGCCCTGAAGGACTCCCAGGAGCGGCCGCTGGTGACAGACCTGCTGAAAGGGGTGGAGGAGCGGGTCTACCCGGTGGGAAGGCTGGATTACAACACCGAGGGGCTTCTGCTTTTGACCAACGACGGCGATTGGGCCAACCGCCTGATGCACCCGCGCCACGAAGTGGAGAAGGAATACCACGTCCGGGTCAGGGGCAAGGTGCTGGAACAGCAGATGAAACGGTTGGCGGGCGGGGTGGAGCTGGAGGACGGAGTCACCGCGCCGGCGGTGGTGCGCATGGTGAAAAGCAGCGACCTGAACGACTGGATCTCGGTGACGATCCACGAGGGGAGAAACCGCCAGGTGCGGCGCATGTGCGAGGCGGTGAGCCTCTCCGTGGTGCGCCTCAAACGGGTACGCTACGGCGCCCTGGATATCGGGACGCTGAAGCCGGGGCAGTTCCGCTACCTGACCGAGGCTGAGGTGAAAGGGCTGCTCCAGCCGGGGGGGATCTCGGAACCCGAGCCCCAGAAGGTGCGGAAGCCGCGCAGTACGGCCAAAACCGGTACGGCGGCGACGGGGAACACCCGTAAACCGCACGGCGCGGCAAAAACCGGTGCAACGACAGGCCGCCCCCCCGCCCGGACGGCCGATAACCAGACAAAGAAACAGCCTAGCCGCCCGAAGCCAGGAGAGGCGCCGCGCACGCGCCGCCGATAA
- a CDS encoding acetyl-CoA carboxylase carboxyltransferase subunit alpha, whose protein sequence is MATPFHLEFEKPIVELEKKIEELNALAADGLDIGADVATLEGRVEEMRKEIFSNLSRWQTAQVARHINRPFTLDYIKHMFTDFVELHGDRNFGDDHAIVGGLARFDGRPVVVIGHQKGRDTKEKVFRNFGMPNPEGYRKALRLMQMAEQFKLPVVTFVDTPGAYPGIGAEERGQAEAIARNLREMASLRTPIIVCVTGEGGSGGALAIAVGDRILMLEHSVYAVISPEGCAAILWSDGTKGEQAAEALKPTAKDIIGLGVIDEIIGEPVGGAHRDHDAMAETLKEAIARNLAELDKLSPDDLVEKRYEKFRAMTRCVE, encoded by the coding sequence ATGGCGACCCCGTTTCATCTGGAATTCGAAAAACCGATCGTGGAGCTTGAGAAGAAGATCGAGGAGCTGAACGCCCTGGCTGCGGACGGCCTGGATATCGGCGCCGACGTGGCTACCCTGGAAGGGCGCGTGGAGGAGATGCGCAAGGAGATCTTCTCCAACCTCTCCCGCTGGCAGACCGCCCAAGTGGCGCGCCACATCAACCGCCCCTTTACCCTGGACTACATCAAGCACATGTTCACCGACTTCGTGGAACTGCACGGCGACCGCAACTTCGGCGACGACCACGCCATCGTGGGCGGCCTGGCCCGTTTCGACGGCCGGCCGGTCGTGGTGATCGGCCACCAGAAGGGGCGCGATACCAAGGAGAAGGTCTTCCGCAACTTCGGCATGCCCAACCCGGAAGGATACCGCAAGGCGCTACGCCTCATGCAGATGGCGGAACAGTTCAAGCTGCCGGTGGTCACCTTCGTGGATACGCCCGGCGCCTACCCCGGCATCGGCGCCGAGGAGCGCGGCCAGGCCGAGGCCATTGCCCGCAACCTGCGCGAGATGGCCAGCCTGCGCACCCCGATCATCGTCTGCGTCACCGGCGAAGGCGGCTCGGGCGGTGCCCTGGCCATCGCCGTGGGCGACCGCATCCTGATGCTGGAGCACTCGGTCTACGCCGTCATCTCCCCGGAAGGGTGCGCCGCCATCCTCTGGTCCGACGGCACCAAGGGCGAACAGGCCGCCGAGGCGCTCAAGCCGACCGCCAAAGACATCATCGGCCTGGGGGTCATCGACGAGATCATCGGCGAACCCGTCGGGGGCGCCCACCGGGACCACGATGCCATGGCCGAGACCCTGAAAGAGGCCATCGCCCGCAATCTGGCGGAGTTGGACAAGCTCTCCCCGGACGACCTGGTGGAGAAGCGCTACGAGAAGTTCCGCGCCATGACGCGCTGTGTGGAATAG